In Mangifera indica cultivar Alphonso chromosome 1, CATAS_Mindica_2.1, whole genome shotgun sequence, a single genomic region encodes these proteins:
- the LOC123213383 gene encoding zinc-finger homeodomain protein 1-like: MEFEDQEEQDEEMGMQTSFDSHGHSSRVKMLSSEPVSEAHLPRKPRYRECLKNHAVGMGGHAVDGCGEFIAAGEEGTLDALKCAACNCHRNFHRKENTESSTIVGPLGTGEVYFHHPHGHLHNPSQVPQFSPYYRSPAGYLHLAAAGHHRPLALPSTSGGGGTHSREDQEDMSNLGGVSRKRYRTKFTQEQKDKMLELAEKLGWRIQKHDEEIVQQFCEETGVKRHVLKVWMHNNKHTLALDSKEGNHHLETGIL, from the exons ATGGAGTTTGAAGATCAAGAAGAGCAAGATGAAGAGATGGGTATGCAAACGAGTTTTGACTCACATGGTCACTCATCTCGTGTCAAAATGTTGAGTTCTGAACCCGTATCAGAGGCACATCTTCCGAGGAAGCCCAGATATAGAGAGTGTCTGAAAAATCATGCGGTCGGGATGGGTGGACACGCGGTGGATGGTTGCGGTGAGTTCATTGCTGCAGGCGAAGAAGGCACCCTTGATGCACTTAAATGTGCAGCCTGTAATTGCCACCGTAATTTTCACCGCAAAGAGAACACCGAGAGCTCAACCATAGTCGGACCTCTAGGTACCGGTGAAGTTTATTTTCACCATCCACACGGCCACCTTCATAACCCAAGTCAGGTTCCTCAATTCTCGCCGTATTACCGGAGCCCAGCCGGGTACCTGCACTTAGCCGCAGCAGGGCACCATAGGCCACTGGCGTTGCCGTCGACATCGGGCGGAGGAGGGACTCATAGCCGAGAGGATCAAGAGGACATGTCAAATCTTGGAGGAGTTTCACGGAAAAGGTATAGGACGAAGTTTACGCAGGAACAGAAGGATAAAATGCTGGAGTTGGCGGAGAAGCTGGGGTGGAGGATTCAAAAGCACGATGAAGAAATAGTGCAGCAGTTCTGTGAGGAGACTGGGGTGAAGCGGCATGTGCTTAAGGTGTGGATGCACAACAACAAGCACACTCTGG CTTTGGACTCAAAAGAGGGGAACCATCACTTGGAGACGGGGATATTGTGA